In one window of Primulina tabacum isolate GXHZ01 chromosome 8, ASM2559414v2, whole genome shotgun sequence DNA:
- the LOC142553975 gene encoding large ribosomal subunit protein uL3-like isoform X1: protein MKVFVFVHSNYFSYTMSHRKFEHPRHGSLGFLPRKRASRHRGKVKAFPKDDPTKACRLTAFLGYKAGMTHVVREVEKPGSKLHKKETCEAVTIIEAPPMIVVGLVGYVKTPRGLRCLNTVWAQHLSEEVKRRFYKNWCKSKKKAFTKYSKKLDTEEGKKDIEAQLEKMKKYCSVIRVLAHTQIRKMKGLKQKKAHLMEIQVNGGDVVKKVDFAYNFFEKQVPVDAVFQKDEMIDIIGVTKGKGYEGVVTRWGVTRLPRKTHRGLRKVACIGAWHPARVSFTVARAGQNGYHHRTEMNKKIYKLGKSGQESHAGMTEFDRTEKDITPMGGFPHFGVVKDDYLMIKGCCVGPKKRVVTLRQSLLNQTSRVALEEIKLKFIDTSSKFGHGRFQTTQEKAKFFGQIKA from the exons ATGAAGGTATTTGTGTTTGTCCAT AGTAACTACTTTTCATACACAATGTCTCACCGAAAGTTTGAGCATCCAAGACATGGATCTTTGGGATTTCTTCCAAGGAAAAGGGCATCTCGTCACAGAGGAAAAG TCAAGGCATTCCCAAAAGATGATCCCACTAAAGCTTGCAGATTGACTGCTTTCCTTGGATATAAAGCTGGAATGACACATGTTGTGCGTGAGGTTGAAAAACCGGGATCAA AACTTCACAAGAAAGAAACATGTGAAGCTGTAACTATCATAGAAGCTCCACCAATGATAGTTGTTGGACTTGTCGGGTATGTTAAAACACCTCGTGGCCTTCGTTGTCTGAATACTGTCTGGGCACAGCATCTTAGTGAGGAGGTCAAGAGGAGATTCTACAAGAACTGGTGCAAGTCGAAAAAGAAGGCTTTCACCAAGTATTCAAAGAAGTTAGATACTGAAGAAGGGAAGAAGGATATTGAAGCTCAGTTAGAGAAAATGAAGAAGTACTGCTCTGTCATTCGGGTGTTGGCTCATACACAG ATTCGGAAGATGAAGGGACTAAAGCAGAAGAAAGCCCACTTGATGGAGATTCAAGTCAATGGTGGAGATGTTGTGAAGAAAGTTGATTTTGCTTATAACTTTTTTGAAAAGCAGGTTCCTGTTGATGCGGTGTTCCAGAAAGATGAAATGATTGACATTATTGGAGTTACGAAGGGTAAGGGATATGAGGGTGTGGTGACCCGTTGGGGTGTCACCCGCCTACCTCGCAAGACTCACCGTGGGCTTCGCAAGGTTGCTTGTATCGGTGCCTGGCACCCTGCCAGGGTTTCCTTCACAGTTGCCCGGGCTGGGCAAAATGGGTACCATCACCGGACAGAGAtgaacaagaaaatttacaaactGGGAAAGTCTGGTCAGGAATCTCACGCTGGTATGACGGAGTTTGATAG GACTGAGAAGGATATCACACCAATGGGAGGATTTCCTCACTTTGGTGTAGTCAAGGACGACTATCTCATGATAAAGGGCTGCTGCGTGGGGCCAAAGAAGCGTGTCGTCACATTGAGAcaatcattgttgaaccagacTTCTAGAGTTGCATTGGAGGAGATCAAACTGAAATTCATCGATACATCCTCCAAATTTGGTCATGGTCGCTTCCAGACCACACAGGAGAAGGCCAAATTCTTTGGCCAAATCAAGGCTTAG
- the LOC142553975 gene encoding large ribosomal subunit protein uL3y-like isoform X2 — protein sequence MSHRKFEHPRHGSLGFLPRKRASRHRGKVKAFPKDDPTKACRLTAFLGYKAGMTHVVREVEKPGSKLHKKETCEAVTIIEAPPMIVVGLVGYVKTPRGLRCLNTVWAQHLSEEVKRRFYKNWCKSKKKAFTKYSKKLDTEEGKKDIEAQLEKMKKYCSVIRVLAHTQIRKMKGLKQKKAHLMEIQVNGGDVVKKVDFAYNFFEKQVPVDAVFQKDEMIDIIGVTKGKGYEGVVTRWGVTRLPRKTHRGLRKVACIGAWHPARVSFTVARAGQNGYHHRTEMNKKIYKLGKSGQESHAGMTEFDRTEKDITPMGGFPHFGVVKDDYLMIKGCCVGPKKRVVTLRQSLLNQTSRVALEEIKLKFIDTSSKFGHGRFQTTQEKAKFFGQIKA from the exons ATGTCTCACCGAAAGTTTGAGCATCCAAGACATGGATCTTTGGGATTTCTTCCAAGGAAAAGGGCATCTCGTCACAGAGGAAAAG TCAAGGCATTCCCAAAAGATGATCCCACTAAAGCTTGCAGATTGACTGCTTTCCTTGGATATAAAGCTGGAATGACACATGTTGTGCGTGAGGTTGAAAAACCGGGATCAA AACTTCACAAGAAAGAAACATGTGAAGCTGTAACTATCATAGAAGCTCCACCAATGATAGTTGTTGGACTTGTCGGGTATGTTAAAACACCTCGTGGCCTTCGTTGTCTGAATACTGTCTGGGCACAGCATCTTAGTGAGGAGGTCAAGAGGAGATTCTACAAGAACTGGTGCAAGTCGAAAAAGAAGGCTTTCACCAAGTATTCAAAGAAGTTAGATACTGAAGAAGGGAAGAAGGATATTGAAGCTCAGTTAGAGAAAATGAAGAAGTACTGCTCTGTCATTCGGGTGTTGGCTCATACACAG ATTCGGAAGATGAAGGGACTAAAGCAGAAGAAAGCCCACTTGATGGAGATTCAAGTCAATGGTGGAGATGTTGTGAAGAAAGTTGATTTTGCTTATAACTTTTTTGAAAAGCAGGTTCCTGTTGATGCGGTGTTCCAGAAAGATGAAATGATTGACATTATTGGAGTTACGAAGGGTAAGGGATATGAGGGTGTGGTGACCCGTTGGGGTGTCACCCGCCTACCTCGCAAGACTCACCGTGGGCTTCGCAAGGTTGCTTGTATCGGTGCCTGGCACCCTGCCAGGGTTTCCTTCACAGTTGCCCGGGCTGGGCAAAATGGGTACCATCACCGGACAGAGAtgaacaagaaaatttacaaactGGGAAAGTCTGGTCAGGAATCTCACGCTGGTATGACGGAGTTTGATAG GACTGAGAAGGATATCACACCAATGGGAGGATTTCCTCACTTTGGTGTAGTCAAGGACGACTATCTCATGATAAAGGGCTGCTGCGTGGGGCCAAAGAAGCGTGTCGTCACATTGAGAcaatcattgttgaaccagacTTCTAGAGTTGCATTGGAGGAGATCAAACTGAAATTCATCGATACATCCTCCAAATTTGGTCATGGTCGCTTCCAGACCACACAGGAGAAGGCCAAATTCTTTGGCCAAATCAAGGCTTAG